In Magnolia sinica isolate HGM2019 chromosome 16, MsV1, whole genome shotgun sequence, the genomic window aaaaaaaaaccagtcagAGAGAGAGTTTGCGGGTACAAACATGTGGGGCTGCTTCAAAGACGCGGAACTGCTTGTTCAGATTCTCGTCCAGCTCGAGAATCGCAGCCACATTACCACATCTGcagggacaaaaaaaaaaaacattggggAATAAGTAAATTGAACTGAGAAAGTGTACAAGAAGACCGACTGTATCTGATTCATCCAGCTCATGCCAAAGTGGCACATGTGCAAGACAGggtctgttcatcaggtgggctccactatccagtgttttaagtatcaacgatatcggccgatatatcccacctgtgagatacgaaacgcacaagtagtgggatatatcccacatgttcgatttggtgaggattttcaatcctttttttttctcctataaatcatgttaaatcaatgtcaaattgttacaaatccatggattgggaacttcgatttcgagatttggagatgggccgagttgtggaaatttgaaaaacataaaaaaaattccaaatttcttACAAATCAGTTGTAATCTGTgtctaaacataaaatcaaacatgtacgtaacctgatctagtgattcttcttttgaatgtattgcttgtgtatctacatcttcttatatttataaattatatcaatagactttgaatatacttgcatcaatttagatAGACAATGCATAAATTAAACCCCGTAGAAAGAAAACATATTATGCgcacttgtttttttgtaatgtttggagttttatgtgtgtattggtgtctttttgttatttttttgtaatgttttgagttTTAAGTGTGTATTGgtatcttttttaacaatcattgaagtttcattgaaaaaattgaccaatttcctaatgtttccccatgtttccaataacagtgatacattacgcgatacaaccaatatatcacatgcgataaccgatatgtatccatattcCAAtggtgcgataaccgatatgtatccaaaTTCCAAtggtgcgataaccgatatgtatccatattccaatggtgcgatacgtaacacgataccgatatttcaaacactgccaCCATCTGTGTCGTGGTTTTCAAAAACCAGAATGGTGTGGTCATCTGCTGGCCACTGGTGCAcactgaatgtggactgttggccAATTCTTTGAAGTGTGCATTCTTTTCATACAACATGTGGCCAGCTTGATGATCAGGCCAGCCTCGTTTTCTGGTGACAGCAGATGCATGGTGAGGCCCTCCTGATGAATGGCACAGATCTCACGCATGGTACATGTAGAGAGAGTGACATTCCAAATTCTACTCTTGGTAGTATACTTTTTTTTGGGAACATTGACAATATTACTTCTAAAAGGCCGAAGCCACAAATTTACTAGCATAGAAAACAAAAAAGATTTATGACTCCCACAAACAATCCAGAAACAGAACAATATTCTTTGATGCTAGCACCCACTCCATTACATGAGATTTAACCCCTCGAAATCCAAATCCCTCGAAAACCTGCCCCTTACGATTTAAAACATCGGTCATCCCTCTCAAACCACAGAACCCAGATACCCACACTAACAAACTTAATCGCCAACATTTTCTCCCAATTTTCCCTATACCCCCACCATGCCACATCAAAAGGAAATTATTGATGGATCCTGGAGACATCCGTGCAACTCCGAATAAGTTGAAAAAAACATCCCACAATTCTTTCGCAAACGAGCAGTGAATGAAGAGGTGATCTACTGTTTCCCCATTTTGAAGGCATAAAAGACATGCATTCGAAAGAATCAAACTTCTTCTGCAAAGATTATCTATTGTTAGCACCTTCCTCCTCCCCACTAGTCACATGAGCACCACCAACTTTGAAGGGGCACTGTAAAGCCAAACAAAAGCTGTCGGACAAACCCCATACTAGGAACATTCCAACTCACGAACATACAGAAGGATTTCACTGAAAACTTGCCATACTTTTCTTTTAACCATTtcattgaatcagattctgagatTACTGGAGTCACCTATGTTAACAACTCAAGCAAACTAATAAATTCTTGAATTTCTTCATCCACCAGATTCTTTCTGCGAGGTGGAGCCCATACTACTTCCTCTCTGACAATGGAAAAGCAACTGGCCACCCTCAGGTCCACCTCAACTGagatcctcccccccccccccaacccaCCCACGGCAGCACACACCAAGAAACCAACCCCttccgattttttatttttgttttcctgaCGGCACAGGTTTCCATAGATCATGATCatgacaacaaaaaaaaaaaacaacgagaGCTACAACAATGGCAACTACAATGAAAACAGTGACAACAACACCAACACTGACAACAACAATGGCAACCACGATGATGACAGAAACAGCAGCAACAGTAACAACCGTCAACAACCAACACCAACAGAATGACAGCAACAACAATAATGAAGCATGACAGCAACAACAAGAACAACGACCACTGCAGCTGCAGCAACCACAACCACACCACTTTCATATCCCTTCTCGTGACCTCTACTGAAGTCCTTATCTTCTGCATCCTTCTTTCAGGGGTCAGGCGGCCCTTCAACCCTAATTGAAGTTTCCTAAGCACATGGATGAACAATCTCAACCGGGTTTCAATAACTTAATTCCAATTGGGACACCTCCCAGGTTGCTTCGAATGACCTCAGTCTTAATTTTATCCTCACTAGTCTCGCACATTGATCTCAATATCCTATTTTCTGCAATGTCATCCTCTATTCGTGTTTCCCATTAATTGCCCAACACTATTGCCTTCTATTGGAAAGATCCTCAATCTCTCCATCATCTGGAATTGAAATTAATCACATGGtggagaagaaagaaggaaaaaaaaagaaggagaagaataaGATAACTTTGGAGAAAGGCTTGTGTAGAGAATAATCACTCCTCTCACACCCTGATGAACATAAGGAATGATGTCCAAGGGAGCACCAAAGcatacacacgtacacacccttTAAAAAAATGAGGGAAAGGAGAGAGGAGACGGGGGATCGGAATGCTCCAATACCATCTAATTAATCACGCgttgaagaagaaagaaggaaaagaagaagagaacttTGAAGAAAGTTTTGTGTAGATAATAATCTCTCTTCTCACAccctaataatattttattaaccCCAACGAACATAAAGGAATGGTGTCTTGAGGGTGCACTGAAGCATTAAAAATGCTACTTCACATAATCTAAAATCCCAAACACTCGGATGCTCCTATATACGCATGCACTCTGCTCTTTATAGGAAGGACGATGAAGACGACAATGACCGATCAAGATGCATCTAATATCCCTAgcatagttttcttttcttttcttttcttttctttttctttcttttttcttttgaacgGTACCAATACTACCACTGGCATAGTTGTGAGTGTTCCCACTATCATCACCAAAATTCCAAACCAACAAttcaaaagaaatgaaaagaaagaaaggaaaagctcAGGAAGCATGCCTGTAACAGTAATTTGGAGCTGACCAGACTGTTACAATCTGGTTGTTGAACATCCACTTATATCCCTCCATCACCAATTGATGTGCCCGGCAAATGTAATCAATGCTATTTGAGTGGTTAAAAGAACTGACCACGTTCCCCCCAAACAGGAAGCCAGCCCCTCGAGGACTTAAACCCCAACCATCGACTATGTCCTCAGGATCTGACCATAGAAGGTCACACATAGCACCGTCATGAGGTACTTCTTGCTTCCGGTCGATGGTTCGAATCTGTTGATTGGGATTTTTGCTTCAAATATGTGATGATGAAAAGCTTAAAAGGAAAGATCCAATTGTTGATGGTATATCTTACCTGATCTAATGTAGTGATGGCAGGAGAGAGACCACCATGGACACTAAAAACTCGGTTTTCAATGAGTGCTGAAAGACTACAGGAAAATGGCCACAAGAAACGGGTAAGCAAACATTATAGGACTTCGCACGATAAAAGAAGTTAACATGAATAATAAGGTTTGCAGAGCATTGCAAAGTGCATAAACATTTGCAATAAAGCTcttgtacatgccacacatgccaacatgcATATACGTGAGAGGTCAAATCCATCCATCGGGTAGGTGTGATattctacatgttttcccaaaataaaatctggtccaatcagcatgtgggccaCAATATCAGAAACAGGAGGATGGGTCAGAaagcttcagccaagtttttcggAGCCGTCATgtattttgcaaactgtggcccaccctgaccagtggatcatccttattcttgggctagggcatcaataaaGTGATGTgctgttctgatggatggattggatctcagaacTATCGTGCCATTATGGCAAATGTGTGAGGTGTACATGAGCTTATTGCaaatgtgggcttagcaaagcttagCTTTGCAAATTCTTCACACATTCAGATCAAAAGGTGACACATGCATGAGATCCAAGTCGTTTCATCAGGTGGACAGGCTCCATTGGCTTTGCTCCCTGTCCAAAAATCTGACTAGTCCACTCATCAAATGGCCATTATATGAAGATAATATGGACAATCAAACATGAAGTTGGGTAATGATCCATACTCAATGAACACACGCGACCATCTGATGtgtggaccagcctgattattAGGCACATGAAAAAATGGTCTGATAAGGGGCTGCTATTTGCATGTCTAGAGTTCGCAAACCTCATGATTCATGAACGATTACTAACACAGTGAAGTGAAAGCTAAACCTCAAGTAATCAAATATATCCGTGCAATATCTCCACACGTTTACAGAGCCGTATTTACGAAGGCACTCGTCATAGAATCCATATACCTGTTGAAAAGGAGAGTCAACGCCTTGAGTGGGTGATGAAATGTCAGAAAGAAATGCAAAGAAGCTTTTGAGATTTAGACCTGTGTAATCTGCCGACTCTCATGATTCCCACGTATGAGAGTTATCCGATCTGGATACCTCACCTGCAGTTCCACTATGCTTAGTCTGATAATCAGATCCACTAATGAAGAGCTAAAAGCATAAGAGATGCAGATGATAAGATAAATATCCAAATAAGTCCCAGaacagagctttgctaagcccatatgCAACTCTAAATGTGGCCAAGTATACCAACCTCAAACCTAAGAGAGACATCTGGGCcttgcataaggtgggcccagcCACCATATAGAGAACCTCACCCCAAAACCACGCAtttccattcatcagatgggcaacacattgaatatggaccatgcATCAAGTCATCTCTAAACTGTTCAGTGTTCTGCACATGCCTCACCCACTTGATGAgttgattgacctgatttttggggcaggtcgtcaacatggtggggcccacctgatgcgtcgGTTGGATGACTCACAAACATACCATGTTGGTATGTGTGGTTGTGTTGGGCCTAGCAAAACTCTACATATACGCTTGGGGACGCTTTCCCCTTCTATAACTTTATTTTTGTGTCCTTTCTTTTATAAAATCCTTTTGACTTGTTAAAATAGAAACAACTCAATGAAATGTGTCTACAAGATGCATAATCGGTAGATCATCTATTTATCCATTGTCCCTTCACATGAGCTATATGAGAAGGTTTCTTCAAGTTGTTCGAGATAGCATGGGTATTGCTGGGATCCATTGCTCAACTTTTCTTTATGTGACATGGTGTCGTCTTGGGCAAAAGGTGGGAAAAAGTGTGGCGATTGTGCTTGTTTGTTGGGATTTGGGTTTCGTGGCTAGAAAGGAACAATCGGCAGGCGAGGCGGATTTCAGAAGTGTTTAATGTCAAGCAGAAAACATCCGTAACTTTGACTGAGATCACTGATAAAGACAGTCAAATCCCTTGATCTTCTCCAACAACCTTAACAAACCTGATCTACAGTCTctcttttgtattttaaatttcaaatcaaatgcTTGTTAGGGTTGTTATTTCCCTCTTTGTTtgtaaattcaaatctcttgtAACCTACAATATCCTAAGTGTATATATATGCAACATACCTCTCGGATTTGGCCATGAAGCCAGAATTCCAAACAATTCAATCtctgtcatggtatcagagccctcGACTCATGTCTGATCCATATAATTTCTCCTATCCTATCGTCATGGCTTCCTCTTCTTCAAACTCTCATGTTGTTGCTTTTGTTGCTCTAAACCTTAGTCAATGACAGAGATTGAATTGTTTGGAATTCTGGCTTCATGACCAGATCCTGGAGGTATATTGCATATATATACACTTAGGATATTGTAGGTTACAAGATATTTGAATTTACAAACAAAGAGGGAAATAACAACATAATAACAACCCTAACAaacatttgatttgaaatttaaaatacaagACCCTAACAaacatttaatttaaaatttaagatACAAAAGAGAGACTGTAGATCAGGTTTGTTAAGGTTGTTGGAGAAGATCAAGAGATTTGACTGTCTTTATCAGTGATCTCAGTCAAAGTTACAGAAGTTTTCTGCTTAACATCCCCCCCGCAAGCTGGAGGGGGGGAGACACACCTGCAGCTTGTCTCTAAGAAGACAAAACCAAGCTTAACTTAACCCCATAGGGAACACATCAGCAAGCTGGTTTTGTGTGGAaaagaagtgaagggaaatgtCATTGTTAACAACCTTCTCCCGAATGAAATGAAAATCCACCTCAATGTGCTTAGTTCTGGCATGAAAAACAGGATTGGAAGCCAAGGCTAAAGCACCAACGTTATCACACCAGAGAATAGGAGGAGCAACAAGTGGAATGCAAAGAGCCTGCAGGAGCATCCGTATCCAATACAACTCAGGAGTGGCAAAGGCAAGAGCTTGGTACTCAGCTTCAGTACTGGACCAAGCCACCACAGGTTGTTTCTTAGCTGACCAAGACACCAAGCATGAGCCAAGGAAAATACCATAGCCTATAGTCGATCGACGATCATCAGGATTCCCTACCCACTCAAACATTTAACCGCAAGCCCAAATATCCTGGAAAATCAAACCAACCCTCATTGCAAACACCTTACCACTCTCTAACTCCTCCTAAACGGTCCAATCGGCAGCCTGATCAGTTTCCAAAACCCaatcagcaacagcagcagccatTCAGCACCCCCAGATCACCCTATCAGATATGTGGCAAGTCTAATCATAGAGCTCTTGACTGCTTCAACCACATGGACTATGCTTACCAAGGCCGACATCCTCCGGCTCAACTAGCTGCAATGGTTGCACACTCTAATGCCACACAAGAAGGTGAAGAGACCTGGTTTGCTGACAGTGGAGCTAATCAGCACATCACGGCCAATCTTGAGCAGATGACACTCCATCAACCTTACACTGGTCAAGAGAATGTTGTTGTTGATAATGGACAACGTTTGAGTATCCATAACACTGGTTCTACCATTTTCACACTCCTACTTCCAAACTTAAACTAGATCGCGTTCTTCATTGTCCTCAAGCTTGTGCAAATTTACTTTCCATCAATCAATTCTGTCTAGATAACCATTGCTTCTTTATACTCACTAGAACTCACTATTTTGTTAAGGACAATCACACGGGGCAGACATTGCTGGAAGGCAAGAGTAGTGGTGGACTTTATCCTCTCAAGTTGCAGAATTTAGATCTCAATAAGCCGCTTGCTATGACAGCCATTGTAGGAGTTAAAGCACCTGCTTCAGTTTGGCATTCTAAATTAGGGCATGCTTCCAATTCAGTTGTATCGTTTTTGTTGAACAAACACTCTCTTCCTTTTGTTGGTTCTTTAAATAATTCTGATGTTTGTGAACCTTGCCAATTTGGCAAAAGTAAACAACTTCCTTTCTCTAATTCTATGTGAACTTCTAGCTCTCCTCTTGAGCTTATTCATTTTGATGTGTGGTCTTGTTCCACCAAATCTCTGAGTGGTTGTCGTTATTATGttatatttattgatgatttttctcGTTATTCTTGGCTTTATCCTATTCATAACAAATCAGATGTGTATGTTTGCTTTGGTAAATTTAAACTCCTAATTGAGAATCAATTGTCCTGCAAAATTAAGCAACTTCAAACTGATGGAAGTGGGGAATACATGTCCAAACACTTTCAATTGTTCCTTCAAAACAATGGGATCCATCATAGAGTCACCTGTCCACacacacctcaacagaatggagtgGTCGAGAGAAAACATAGACACGTCACAGAAACGGGGTTATCTCTGTTGGCTCAATCTCACTTATCTACTGCTTATTGGGTTGATGCTTTTCTTACACCCATTTTTCTCATTAATCGGCTACCAACAGCTATTCTTGATAATCAAACTCCTTATTCTAAGTTGTTTGGTACAGATCTTGATTATTCAGCCTTGTGATCTTTTGGCTGTGCATGTTATCCTCTCCTACGGCCTTACTCCTCTAACAAACTGATGTTTAGAACTAAGAGGTGTATTTTCCTAGGTTACAGCTCCAATTAAAAAGGGTACAGGTGTCTTGATCCTTCTCACAGGATATATGTGTCTCGGCATGTTGTGTTTAATGAATCTAAGTTTCCTGCAGCTGAAGAAGTGCAATCCATCTCTACCTCTAACAGCATGTCTTCCTCGATAGGTACATCTCCTCCCATtccttttatttcaaattttgatttatcTCATTCTCCTCCTATTTTTTCTCATCCTAATCCTTCTCCTATAAACACTCAACCTCCAAAATTGCATCCTATGACACTAGATCCCAAACAGGCACCCTCAGAACCCATGAGTTCCCTAATTTCACCTCCTTCCACTCCACTAAACACCCCACCTATTGCTCTAACCAGTACTATGGTACCTCTTGAACCTAGTTCTTACAAACAAGCATCTCTTGATCCGGCTTGGTGTCATGCCATGTAAGAAGAGTATGATGCTTTGATGGCCAATAAAACCTGGGTTCTCTGTCCTAGACCTGTTAACCATACTGTTATTGATAACAAGCGGGTTTACAAGGTGAAACAAACCTCAACGGGTGAGGTTGATCGATTCAAGGCAAGGCTAGTAGCTATTGGCTATCAACAAGAAAGTAGCATAGACTATACTGAGACTTTTAGTCCAGTCATAAAGCCTGCAACTATTCGGATTGTTCTTACTCTTGCCATTCAATTTGACTGGACTATCACTCAGCTGGATGTTTCTAATGCTTTCTTACATGGAGTGTTACAGGAGAAAGTATATATGGAGCAGCCTAGAGGTTTTGTTAACTCAGAATTTCCTGATTATGTCTGCAGACTTAAGAAATCGCTTTATGGCTTAAAACAGGCTCCTCGGGCCTGGTTTATGAAGCTATCTCAGTCACTCTTGGAGTTTGGTTTTACCTCATCCACTGTGGATTCCTCTTTGTTTGTTTATCACAACGATGATGTTCATTTGTTCTTTctcatttatgttgatgacatcttAGTGCCCGGGACACATCAAGCCATGATTTCTTCCCTCATCAGTCAGCTCCAGTTTCAGTTTAAGATGAAGAACCTTGGTGACTTGCATTTATTTCTTGGCATTCAAGCTCACAGGGACTCTTCTGGTTTACACTTGAGGCAAACTAAATATATTAATGATCTTCTCCATCGCACTAAAATGGCAGGAGCTAAACCTTTTCCCTCACCATGTTCATCAGGACTTCGGCTGTCCCTTACTAGTGGTGAGCCACTTACTGCTGATCAAGTGACAGAATATAGGCAAAAGATTGGGGCATTACAATACTGCACCCTCACCCGTCCAGACATCTCATTCTCTGTCAACCAACTGCCAATTTATGCATTGTCCCACTTCCTCTCATTGGTTTGCAGCCAAAAGAGTACTAAGATATCTTAAGGGGACTATTCATCATGGCTTATGGTACACAAAAAGTCCTCTTATCTCTTCAGGCCTTTTGTGATTCTGACTAGGCAGGGAATCATGATGATCGTCGATCGACTACAGGCTATAGTATTTTCCTTGGCTCATGCTTGGTGTCTTGGTCAGCTAAGAAACAACCTGTGGTGGCTCGGTCCAGTACTGAAGCTGAGTACCGAGCTCTTGCATTTGCCACTGCTGAGTTGTATTGGATACGGATGCTCCTGCAGGCTCTTTCCCATTCCACTTCCTACTCCTCCTATTCTCCGGTGTGATAACATTGGTGCTTTAGCCTTGGTGTCCAATCCTATTTTTCACGCCAGAACTAAGCACATTGAGGTGGATTTTCATTTCATTCGGGAGAAGGTTGCTAACAAGGACATTTCCCTTCAGTTCCTTTCCACACAAGACCAACTTGCTGATGTGTTCACTAAGGGGTTAAGTTCATCTCGGTTTCGTCTTCTTAGAGACAAGCTATAGGtgtgtcccccccccccccccaagcttGCGGGGGGATGTTAAGCAGAAAACATCCGTGACTTTGACTGAAATCACTGATAAAGACAATCAAATCCCTTGATCTTCCCCAACAACCTTAACAAACCTGATCTACAGTCTctcttttgtattttaaatttcaaatcaaatgttTGTTAGGGTTGTTATTATGTTGTTATTTCCCTCTTTGTTtgtaaattcaaatctcttgtAACCTACAATATCCTAAGTGTATATATATGCAATATACCTCTCAGATCTGGCCATGAAGCCAGAATTCGAAACAGTTCAATCTCTGTCATTTAATAGGGCTAAAGCAAGTGTTACAAAATGGGCGATAGCATCTAAGGCAGTTGAGCAGTTTCCTGTTAGTTAGCTTGACTTGTAATCTTTTTTTTGCTtgtatatatttgtatattttgGCTTCGGCCttctaa contains:
- the LOC131228761 gene encoding serine/threonine-protein phosphatase PP-X isozyme 2 isoform X2; its protein translation is MASDLDRQIEQLKRCEPLKESEVKALCLKAMEILVEESNVQRVDAPVTVRYPDRITLIRGNHESRQITQVYGFYDECLRKYGSVNVWRYCTDIFDYLSLSALIENRVFSVHGGLSPAITTLDQIRTIDRKQEVPHDGAMCDLLWSDPEDIVDGWGLSPRGAGFLFGGNVVSSFNHSNSIDYICRAHQLVMEGYKWMFNNQIVTVWSAPNYCYRCGNVAAILELDENLNKQFRVFEAAPHESRGVPSKKPAPDYFL
- the LOC131228761 gene encoding serine/threonine-protein phosphatase PP-X isozyme 2 isoform X1 → MASDLDRQIEQLKRCEPLKESEVKALCLKAMEILVEESNVQRVDAPVTICGDIHGQFYDMKELFKVGGDCPKTNYLFLGDFVDRGFYSVETFLLLLALKVRYPDRITLIRGNHESRQITQVYGFYDECLRKYGSVNVWRYCTDIFDYLSLSALIENRVFSVHGGLSPAITTLDQIRTIDRKQEVPHDGAMCDLLWSDPEDIVDGWGLSPRGAGFLFGGNVVSSFNHSNSIDYICRAHQLVMEGYKWMFNNQIVTVWSAPNYCYRCGNVAAILELDENLNKQFRVFEAAPHESRGVPSKKPAPDYFL